The Endozoicomonas sp. 4G DNA segment CAACGATTTAAATCGTAGTCCGGGACAGTATTTAAACCTGATTTCCTCTCATCGTCTGATGGCAAAGAGGATACACATCTGGACGAAACAGATTTACCTATCCATCTCGGTTTGAAGTCAGTATTGATTGCACTTAAAGGTTTTAAATCAGGTGCAGAACCTGGTGGCAAAAATGATACAAACCTTGAGGGTTTAACCGAAAATTTTGTGGTGGAGCTTTGAGCTATTTCAGAAGATTCGACACCCTCTGCTCCGGGCTGGGAATATGTGCCGGATTGTAAGCCTGTAGGTTTAATATCCATATTTCTTATCCTCCATGCACATATACTTGCTGTTAATACCTTTCCTGAAGACAGCTTATTTAGCCAGCCTGTTCAATCCTGCCTGACAGTATTTCAGGCAATCTCAAGAGAGTGTGCGAATTATATGATTCTAAAACTACTGTCTTAATGACAACGAGGAAATGATTTAGTTCAAAGGTGGCTTGGCGAACCAGGAGAAATAACTGGAAATATTTTCATGTGACGATGCTGTGATTTAAAACCTTTCCTCTACCTGCGTTTTGAATAAAGGGCATCGCAATGAAATATATTCTTTTTTCCCGGGAACTGCGAGCTTGGCTGAACCAATATAAAAAACAAGCCACTTCCTAGCTCATAGCCATTCAATTCTCTGTTGAATGCACTAACAAAGCGAGAAAGCTTACGCTGGCTCATAGATAAATAGTCTTTTTCTTTTACTCCCAAGCCTGCTCCACAGTCTATCTGGTCATGATAACTGCTAAAAACTTTTACTGTTGGTGACCAGGCATCCGAAGTAATCAGTTGATTCCCAGAGAGTTTTTTATCGAAGATATACTGCACCGAAAAAGCAGCATCCTCCGGTGTTGCAACATAACCAATTGAATATAATTCATTTTGAATTAACGCAGAAATACGTTCTGGAGTAGAACACCTTTTGTTCAAAGCCTGTGACAGGTTATTTTCAATGTAAGCCTTAAATGAATCCGATAATGGCAAGCTGTTTGTCTTAACAGTCATTAGTGAATCAGGGTAACATACCGATGCATCCGCATAACATACCGATACAGTCAGGAAAGCTAAAGCGGTTACTATTTTTCTGAAAACCATCGTTCTGCCTCAAGTCATTGCATCCAATGGCATCCAAGCTCCGTTCGTCCTGAGCGCCCTTCGACCGTGCATCCTGAGCGGAGTTTCGGTGCCATTGATAGAGGGAACACGTCTATTACACTGAAACCGTGTACCAGTCAATAAAAACCTGCTTGTTTAACCAAGCGCATCAATCGTTTCCGACACCTGTTTCAAAAGCCTTTGCAATGCACCTCTATTCCCTTCCACAAAGGTTTGAGCCTGGCTACCCATCTTTTTTCTGGCAGCATCGTCTGTCAGCAGGTTGTATACCACTTCTGCCAGTTGCTCCGAGTTCTCTACGGTCTTCATACCGCCAGCGTCTTCCAGCTGCTGACTGATGTCTGTGAAGTTGTAGACACTGGGACCGGATAAAACCGGTAGCCCCAGGGCAGCGGGTTCCAGCATGTTATGGCCCCCGTTCTCAATCAGACTGCCCCCGACAAAGGCGATGTCGGAGGTTGCATACAGCTTCATCAACTCACCCATGGTGTCACCGATGATCACCTGGGTATCGGTCGTCGTTTCTGTCGCCTGGCTGTGTCTTATAGTGTTAAATCCCAGACTCTTTGACAGCTCAAAGACAGGGTCAAAACGTTCGGGATGTCGGGGAACAAGCAGCAACAGAGTATCAGGTAATTTCTCGTGTATTTTGCGAAAAGCATCCAGAACCGGTTTGTCTTCGCCATCGTGGGTGCTGGCAGCAATCAGTATGTGCACTTTGTGGCCTAATCCCGATTCCCATGTCGATTTAAGCAACGCTGCACTGTTATTGATTTCATCATCCACCGTCAGATCAAACTTAACGCTGCCTGTAATGGCCAGACGTTCAGCAGGCAAACCCAGCTGCTTGAATCTTTCACCGTCATTCTCATTCTGACAGGCTACCTGATGGATATTCTGCATCATGTTTCGAGTCAGTGAGCCCAGCTTTGCATAACCCCGGGCCGACTTCTCCGATAACCGGGCATTGACGATCACCACCGGAATGTTTCTGGCCTTACAGGCGGCAACAGTATTGGGCCAGAGCTCAGTTTCCATGATTAATGCCATTTTGGCGTGCGTCCGATTTAAAAACCGGTTTTGGGCATCGGGCAGGTCGTAAGGGCAATAAACATGAGAAACACGGTCGCCGTATATTTTTTTAACACGCTCAGAGCCGGTGGGCGTCATGGTGGTGACGACAAAGTGGTGGCCGGGGTATTGATTCATTAAGGCTTTCACCATGGGTGCACTGGCGATGGTCTCACCCACAGAAACGGAATGAACCCAAATGACCGGCTTGTCATCAGGCAACTTTTTAATAAAACCAAAGCGTTCTCTCCAGCGATAGCCATAAGCAGGAGATTTTCTGGCACGTAGAACCAGCTTGATCAGGACGGCAGGCACCGCCAGATACAATAAAAATGAATATAAGAATCGACTCATGCGAAGAATGAATTCGTTTGAAATTAGACTGACCGCTATGTTAACAGATGGTACCTGACTCGAAATAGATTTATCCTCACCGCTTTTGTCAGGGCTGGCATTCTCGCATTTATGAATCACTCAACACCGGCAGAGCAGCGCACGCTCATGGTTCAGGGAACCACCAGTGATGCGGGTAAAAGTGCTCTGGTTACCGGACTTTGCCGGGCTCTGTACAGGCAGGGCATTTCAGTGGCTCCTTTTAAACCACAGAATATGGCGCTGAACAGTGCGGTGACTGCGGACGGCGGTGAGATTGGCCGGGCGCAGGCATTGCAGGCCTTAGCGGCGGGCCTCGAACCCCATACCGATATGAATCCGGTGTTGCTGAAGCCCAACTCCGATATTGGTGCGCAGGTGATCGTCCATGGTCGTTCTATCGGGGAAATGAACGCTCAAACTTATCACCAATGTAAACCCGAATTGCTTGAGTCAGTCTTGGAATCCTGGCGCAGGCTGGCAGATCAATACCGCTTTGTGCTGGTTGAAGGGGCGGGAAGTCCGGCAGAAATCAATCTCCGTGACAGGGATATTGCCAATATGGGATTTGCAGAAGCCGCCGACTGCCCGGTTATTATTGTGGCTGATATTGATAAAGGCGGGGTCTTTGCTCATCTGTACGGAACCTTGGCCCTGTTGTCGGAATCGGAGCAGAAGCGAGTTGTCGGCTTTGTGATCAATCGTTTCAGAGGTGACATCAAGCTGCTGGAACCCGGTCTGGAATGGCTGGAGCAAAAAACCGGTAAACCGGTGCTGGGGGTTCTTCCCTATCTCCACGGCCTGCATCTGGAAGCTGAAGATGCCATTGAATCGCAACAGGTTTCCGACGATAGCGATGAGGTTTTACACATCGCGATCCCTATACTGACCCGTACCAGTAATCACACCGACTTTGATCCTCTCCGGCTGAGACCGGATGTTCAGATTCACTTTGTGGGCAAAGGTGAAGCCATTCCGCCAGTGGATCTGATTATTATTCCCGGCTCCAAAAATACCCGGACCGATCTCGACTTTCTGAGGGAAAATCAATGGCACAGGGATATTCTCAGACATCTTCGCTATGGCGGAAAACTGATGGGCATCTGCGGGGGCTATCAAATGTTGGGTAACGCTGTGCACGATCCCCAAGGTATTGAGGGAGCACCGGGCAGTACTGAAGGATTGGGGTTACTGAATCTGGACACCACAATAGCCCCTCAAAAACAGTTGCAACAGGTGGTGGGCAGTCTCTCCCTTCCTGACATGGAAAAGGTTCCGGTCACCGGTTATGAGATCCATGCGGGTATTACCGAAGGTCCGGCTCTTGACAATCCTCTTATTCAACTGAAACAGGGGGTGGATGGTGTCCTGTCTGAAGATGGTCAGATTTTCGGTACCTATCTGCATGGCATCTTCGAAACCACCGAAGCCTGCCATGCTCTGTTAACCTGGGCGGGTCTCACACAATGGGCGACAGTGGACTACCATGTGCTCAGGGAAGAAGGTATTAATCGAATGGCAGATGCC contains these protein-coding regions:
- the waaA gene encoding lipid IV(A) 3-deoxy-D-manno-octulosonic acid transferase, with the protein product MSRFLYSFLLYLAVPAVLIKLVLRARKSPAYGYRWRERFGFIKKLPDDKPVIWVHSVSVGETIASAPMVKALMNQYPGHHFVVTTMTPTGSERVKKIYGDRVSHVYCPYDLPDAQNRFLNRTHAKMALIMETELWPNTVAACKARNIPVVIVNARLSEKSARGYAKLGSLTRNMMQNIHQVACQNENDGERFKQLGLPAERLAITGSVKFDLTVDDEINNSAALLKSTWESGLGHKVHILIAASTHDGEDKPVLDAFRKIHEKLPDTLLLLVPRHPERFDPVFELSKSLGFNTIRHSQATETTTDTQVIIGDTMGELMKLYATSDIAFVGGSLIENGGHNMLEPAALGLPVLSGPSVYNFTDISQQLEDAGGMKTVENSEQLAEVVYNLLTDDAARKKMGSQAQTFVEGNRGALQRLLKQVSETIDALG
- a CDS encoding cobyric acid synthase; this encodes MNHSTPAEQRTLMVQGTTSDAGKSALVTGLCRALYRQGISVAPFKPQNMALNSAVTADGGEIGRAQALQALAAGLEPHTDMNPVLLKPNSDIGAQVIVHGRSIGEMNAQTYHQCKPELLESVLESWRRLADQYRFVLVEGAGSPAEINLRDRDIANMGFAEAADCPVIIVADIDKGGVFAHLYGTLALLSESEQKRVVGFVINRFRGDIKLLEPGLEWLEQKTGKPVLGVLPYLHGLHLEAEDAIESQQVSDDSDEVLHIAIPILTRTSNHTDFDPLRLRPDVQIHFVGKGEAIPPVDLIIIPGSKNTRTDLDFLRENQWHRDILRHLRYGGKLMGICGGYQMLGNAVHDPQGIEGAPGSTEGLGLLNLDTTIAPQKQLQQVVGSLSLPDMEKVPVTGYEIHAGITEGPALDNPLIQLKQGVDGVLSEDGQIFGTYLHGIFETTEACHALLTWAGLTQWATVDYHVLREEGINRMADAVEQRIDLNKLCPRDL